A region of the Flintibacter sp. KGMB00164 genome:
TCAGGATTACTACCACCAGAACGGCGACCTGAAGCGGGTCATCGACCAGATCTCCGCCGGTTTTGCCGACAAGGAGTCCTATGCCGATCTGATGGACCGTCTGCTGCGCAGCGCCGGAGGCAGCCCTGCCGACGACTATATGCTGCTGGCTGACTTCGACAGCTATCGTCAGGCCCACTGCCGCGCTCTGGAGACCTACGCTGACCAGCAGCGCTGGAATCAGATGTCTCTCATCAACATCGCGCGCTCCGGCATCTTTGCTGCCGACCGCTCTATCCGCGACTATGCCCGGGATATCTGGCACGTGCCCACCCGCGACTGATTCATTTCCCATCGATAAAAATAAGGTCCGCTTTTGCGGACCTTATTTTTTGTCTGCTCTTGCCAAAATGGGGGAAATGCACTACAATAAAGTAGAAAAGAAGCGGACTGCCAGCTAGAAATAGCTGTCAGAATAGAATCATTTGCAGGAGGAAAAGGTTATGGTTTCCATTGCTTCCGATCATGGCGGCTATCGCCTGAAAGAACATATCAAAGCGTATTTGACGGCCAAGGGCATCAGTGTGCTGGACTGTGGCTGTGACAGCCTGGACAGCTGTGACTATCCCATTTTCGGAAAGGCAGCGGCCCAGGCGGTGGCTGACGGCCGCTGCGAAAAGGGTATTGTGATCTGCACCACCGGCATCGGTATTTCTATCTCTGCCAATAAAGTCAAGGGAATCCGCTGCGCCCTGTGTGGCGATCCTCTGGCTGCTGAGATGACCCGCCGGCACAACGATGCCAACATGCTGGCCATGGGTGCGGGAATGATTGGCCCCAATATGGCTGAGCGCATCGTGGATGTGTTCCTCTCCACTGAATTTGAGGGAGGCCGCCACGCCCGCCGTGTTGGCCTGATGATGGACATCGAAAAAGAGTAAAAGAAAAAATCCTGGCGACCTCGGTCGCCAGGATTTTTTTATGTTAGGGAAATCGCAATCGCTGGAGTGTTAGGACCAGTCGTAGGTGACGGTAAACTCCTTGGAGCCGCCGTCCTCAAAGGTGACGGTCACAGTGATCTCCATGCTGTCGCCGCTGGTGCAGCTGGCCAGAGTCTCAGACTTATCAAAGGTCAGCTCCAGGTTGGGGTCAGAGTAGGAGACAGTAGCCTCGGTGTCGGTGCCCACAGCGGACTCGGCATAGGTGCCAGTGCCGGTGGCCTTGACGGAGGAGATCTTAGAGGAGATATCCAGACCAGCGGGATCGATGGTCAGCTTCACACCGGCAGCAGCCAGGCCGCTGGAGGAAGTGGCATCATCCACGGTCACGGTGTCGCTGAGGTAAACAGCGGTCAGGGTGATGTTGCCCTGCACGTTGGCAATCACGTCGCCGGCGGCGTACAGGTTGCCCTCGCCGTCAGACCAACCCAGGAACTGGTGGCTGCCGTAGGTGGGCTCAGTGCCGCTGATGGTAAAGTCCTTGCCCTGAACGGCAGTAGCCTCCTGGGGAGCGCCGGAACCGGAGCCGGCGGAGTAGGTCACCTTGTAGTTGGCGGGAGCCACGTTGCCGGAAACCTCCTGGATAAACACGGCCTTCACAGCGCCGTCCTTCAGGATGACGGTGGCCAGGTCGTTGGCGTCGGTCTTAATGCCGTTGATGGTGCCCACGGTCAGGTCCTTGCCGTCGTACTTCACAACCAGAGCGTTATCCTGGAAGCTGTAGTAGCTGAAGCCCTGATTCTCGTTACCGAAGCCGACCACGCCGTTCTCCACGCGCTTGGTACCGTCGTTGACGGAAGCAATCTCGCTGGAGTACAGGTTGACCTTGGTGACCAGGCCATTGGCGTCCATGGAGTAGCTCTTCACGGAGAAGATGCCCTCAGCCTTCAGGGTGGAGGCAGCAGCGGAGCTCTTCTTCACGTCCAGAGTGGTGACCTTGCCGTCGACCACAGCGTCAAAGGTGTAGTACTCGCCGCGGTTGTCCTTGTTCTCGGCGGCGGAAGCATCGCCCACCACGAAGGTAACCTGCTCGGCGGTGTTGCTCTCCAGCACGGCGGACTCAATGTAAACCACCTTGGCCATGTTGGAGGAGCTCTTAAAGACGACGGTCTTGGTGGTGCTGTTGTCGTCGCTGATGTTGGGTACGTTCTGGATACCGGTGTAGATCACGTAGTCATCGCCGTCCTTGACCTGGAAGATGGTCTGGCTGTTGGCGTAGACAGTGGCGCCGTTAATGGTCATAGCGGCCTTACC
Encoded here:
- the rpiB gene encoding ribose 5-phosphate isomerase B, which gives rise to MVSIASDHGGYRLKEHIKAYLTAKGISVLDCGCDSLDSCDYPIFGKAAAQAVADGRCEKGIVICTTGIGISISANKVKGIRCALCGDPLAAEMTRRHNDANMLAMGAGMIGPNMAERIVDVFLSTEFEGGRHARRVGLMMDIEKE